A genomic window from Salvia hispanica cultivar TCC Black 2014 chromosome 5, UniMelb_Shisp_WGS_1.0, whole genome shotgun sequence includes:
- the LOC125189892 gene encoding zinc finger protein KNUCKLES-like — translation MVKKGKDGDEVMKLTKEAKSWDFTCTFCFKRFPSAQALGGHQNAHRNERMEEKRLFVRDPITYRKRAFLRSVNSSASEPEYASSSDSSPAINNADQNIVEYNFLPVNEVKSGAEEDKGNENDPSTLLNLDLTLKL, via the coding sequence ATGGTGAAGAAAGGGAAGGATGGTGATGAGGTGATGAAGCTAACAAAAGAGGCTAAGTCATGGGATTTCACTTGCACATTTTGCTTCAAGAGATTCCCTTCGGCTCAGGCGTTGGGCGGCCACCAAAACGCCCACCGCAACGAGCGTATGGAGGAGAAGAGGCTCTTCGTGAGGGATCCCATCACCTACCGAAAGCGTGCTTTTCTGCGATCCGTCAACTCATCAGCCAGTGAGCCCGAATATGCGAGCTCTAGCGATTCTTCACCGGCTATCAACAATGCTGATCAAAACATTGTGGAGTACAACTTTTTGCCGGTCAATGAAGTGAAGAGTGGTGCTGAGGAAGACAAGGGGAATGAGAATGATCCATCAACTCTCCTCAATTTGGATTTAACTCTCAAGCTCTAG
- the LOC125191162 gene encoding metal tolerance protein 4-like isoform X2, translating into MEWEEDLTKPLKNEGREIMSTNWMSRMRDDFIQRLPQKLKSGLDSEDLFDLDLSAVQGLLQGEKEYYERQFSTLKSFEEVDSHDSPNVIDEELDRQEQAQQERAMNISNWANVFLLAFKIYATVQSGSLAIAASTLDSLLDLMAGGILWFTHLSMKSINIYKYPIGKLRVQPVGIIIFAAVMATLGFQVLIQAVEELIKNEPSPKMNSTQLFWLYVIMLTATAIKLVLWIYCRSSRNKIVRAYAKDHYFDVVTNLVGLVAAILGDRFYWWIDPVGAIALAVYTIVNWSGTVLENAVSLVGQSAPPEVLQKLTYLVLRHDPKIKRVDTVRAYTFGVLYFVEVDIELPEDLPLIEAHAIGESLQIKIEQLEEVERAFVHLDYECDHKPEHTILSKLPNTDP; encoded by the exons ATGGAGTGGGAGGAAGATTTGACAAAACCCTTAAAAAATGAGGGGAGAGAGATTATGAGCACAAACTGGATGAGTAGAATGAGAGATGATTTCATTCAAAGATTGCCACAAAAACTCAAATCTGGGCTGGATTCTGAGGATCTTTTCGATCTTGATCTTTCAGCTGTTCAAGGCCTGCTTCAAG GTGAGAAGGAGTACTATGAAAGACAATTTTCCACCTTAAAATCGTTCGAGGAGGTCGACTCCCATGACTCACCCAATGTGATCGACGAAGAGCTAGACCGTCAGGAACAGGCTCAGCAGGAAAGAGCTATGAATATTTCAAACTGGGCTAATGTTTTCCTCCTTGCATTCAAG ATTTATGCCACGGTACAGAGTGGCTCCTTGGCCATTGCAGCCTCAACGCTCGACTCTTTACTCGACCTAATGGCCGGAGGAATACTATGGTTCACTCATCTCTCAATGAAAAGCATAAACATTTACAAATATCCCATTGGAAAACTCAGAGTGCAGCCAGTAGGCATCATCATCTTTGCTGCAGTAATGGCAACTCTAG GCTTCCAAGTGCTAATACAGGCTGTGGAAGagctaataaaaaatgaaccTTCACCAAAGATGAACTCAACTCAATTGTTCTGGCTCTATGTCATTATGCTCACAGCAACTGCAATTAAACTCGTTCTCTGGATTTATTGCCGAAGCTCGCGAAACAAGATAGTTCGCGCCTATGCCAAG GACCATTACTTCGACGTGGTGACAAACTTGGTGGGATTGGTGGCTGCGATTCTTGGCGACAGATTTTACTGGTGGATTGACCCGGTCGGTGCTATAGCTCTTGCTGTCTACACAATCGTAAACTGGTCAGGAACCGTGCTCGAAAATGCAG TTTCACTAGTTGGACAGTCGGCTCCTCCAGAAGTACTGCAGAAACTTACGTATCTTGTCCTAAGGCACGACCCGAAGATCAAGCGTGTAGACACGGTCCGTGCCTACACGTTTGGGGTTCTATACTTTGTTGAG GTGGATATCGAGCTGCCAGAGGATCTGCCGTTGATCGAAGCACATGCGATTGGAGAGTCGCTACAGATCAAGATAGAGCAGCTTGAAGAAGTGGAGAGGGCATTTGTTCATCTTGATTATGAATGTGATCACAAACCAGAGCATACCATTCTCAGCAAACTCCCAAATACAGACCCCTAG
- the LOC125191162 gene encoding metal tolerance protein 4-like isoform X1, translated as MDEKTPLLSNEKLKVVNGKSWNSINTLKCDFLSKLPEKLRKCLDPEAPLHLDVSKTACLSQGEKEYYERQFSTLKSFEEVDSHDSPNVIDEELDRQEQAQQERAMNISNWANVFLLAFKIYATVQSGSLAIAASTLDSLLDLMAGGILWFTHLSMKSINIYKYPIGKLRVQPVGIIIFAAVMATLGFQVLIQAVEELIKNEPSPKMNSTQLFWLYVIMLTATAIKLVLWIYCRSSRNKIVRAYAKDHYFDVVTNLVGLVAAILGDRFYWWIDPVGAIALAVYTIVNWSGTVLENAVSLVGQSAPPEVLQKLTYLVLRHDPKIKRVDTVRAYTFGVLYFVEVDIELPEDLPLIEAHAIGESLQIKIEQLEEVERAFVHLDYECDHKPEHTILSKLPNTDP; from the exons ATGGATGAGAAAACTCCATTGTTGAGCAATGAGAAGCTAAAAGTGGTAAATGGTAAAAGTTGGAACTCAATCAATACTCTGAAATGTGATTTCTTATCAAAGTTGCCTGAGAAGCTAAGGAAATGCCTTGATCCTGAGGCTCCTTTACATCTTGATGTTTCTAAAACAGCTTGCTTATCTCAAG GTGAGAAGGAGTACTATGAAAGACAATTTTCCACCTTAAAATCGTTCGAGGAGGTCGACTCCCATGACTCACCCAATGTGATCGACGAAGAGCTAGACCGTCAGGAACAGGCTCAGCAGGAAAGAGCTATGAATATTTCAAACTGGGCTAATGTTTTCCTCCTTGCATTCAAG ATTTATGCCACGGTACAGAGTGGCTCCTTGGCCATTGCAGCCTCAACGCTCGACTCTTTACTCGACCTAATGGCCGGAGGAATACTATGGTTCACTCATCTCTCAATGAAAAGCATAAACATTTACAAATATCCCATTGGAAAACTCAGAGTGCAGCCAGTAGGCATCATCATCTTTGCTGCAGTAATGGCAACTCTAG GCTTCCAAGTGCTAATACAGGCTGTGGAAGagctaataaaaaatgaaccTTCACCAAAGATGAACTCAACTCAATTGTTCTGGCTCTATGTCATTATGCTCACAGCAACTGCAATTAAACTCGTTCTCTGGATTTATTGCCGAAGCTCGCGAAACAAGATAGTTCGCGCCTATGCCAAG GACCATTACTTCGACGTGGTGACAAACTTGGTGGGATTGGTGGCTGCGATTCTTGGCGACAGATTTTACTGGTGGATTGACCCGGTCGGTGCTATAGCTCTTGCTGTCTACACAATCGTAAACTGGTCAGGAACCGTGCTCGAAAATGCAG TTTCACTAGTTGGACAGTCGGCTCCTCCAGAAGTACTGCAGAAACTTACGTATCTTGTCCTAAGGCACGACCCGAAGATCAAGCGTGTAGACACGGTCCGTGCCTACACGTTTGGGGTTCTATACTTTGTTGAG GTGGATATCGAGCTGCCAGAGGATCTGCCGTTGATCGAAGCACATGCGATTGGAGAGTCGCTACAGATCAAGATAGAGCAGCTTGAAGAAGTGGAGAGGGCATTTGTTCATCTTGATTATGAATGTGATCACAAACCAGAGCATACCATTCTCAGCAAACTCCCAAATACAGACCCCTAG
- the LOC125188947 gene encoding DEAD-box ATP-dependent RNA helicase 37-like isoform X2 yields MGTSWADAVENAPTGPPGNAGIAALKSAYVPPHLRNRLPASSVAAPTSGNDGFANARPAGGSQWPASRPDYGRRGYGGGGRGSGSWGGRDREVNPFGKDDVAAADTEPAFNEQENTGINFDAYEDIAVETSGQNIPPPVTTFAEIDLGDALNLNIKRCKYVKPTPVQRYTIPISLAGRDLMACAQTGSGKTAAFCFPIISGIMRGHIANRPQGTRTVFPLALILSPTRELSVQIHEEARKFSYQTGVRVVVTYGGAPMHQQLRELERGVDILVATPGRLVDLLERAKVSLKMIRYLALDEADRMLDMGFEPQIRKIVEEADMPRPGERQTMLFSATFPKEIQRLASDFLSNYIFLAVGRVGSSTGLIVQRVEFVREGDKRSHLMDLLHAQRDSGIQGKQALTLVFVETKKGADALENWLCLNEFPATTIHGDRTQQEREFALRSFKSGRTPILVATDVAARGLDIPHVSHVINFDLPNDIDDYVHRIGRTGRAGKSGLATAFFNEKNMSMAKGLGRPSYGGGKGRHGGGRFGGRDFRRDSSSNRGGSGHDYYGGGGGGGGGGGYGNYGGGMGPGFSSAWD; encoded by the exons ATGGGGACTTCATGGGCGGATGCTGTTGAGAATGCACCGACTGGACCTCCTGGTAATGCTGGCATTGCTGCACTTAAGTCAGCATATGTTCCACCGCACCTTCGGAACAGACTGCCTGCGTCATCTGTGGCTGCCCCAACATCAGGAAATGATGGGTTTGCAAATGCTAGACCTGCTGGTGGTTCGCAATGGCCTGCTTCTAGGCCTGATTATGGGCGTCGTGGATATGGTGGTGGAGGTCGTGGCAGTGGTAGTTGGGGTGGCAGGGACCGCGAGGTCAATCCTTTTGGCAAAGATGATGTGGCTGCTGCTGATACGGAGCCTGCATTTAACGAGCAGGAGAACACAGGCATTAACTTTGATGCGTATGAGGATATTGCTGTGGAGACGAGTGGGCAAAATATACCACCTCCAGTGACTACTTTTGCTGAGATAGATTTGGGTGATGcacttaatttgaatattaagaGGTGTAAATATGTGAAGCCGACCCCTGTTCAGCGGTATACGATTCCCATTTCTCTGGCGGGACGAGATTTGATGGCTTGTGCTCAAACAGGCTCTGGCAAGACCGCTGCTTTCTGCTTTCCCATTATCAGTGGAATTATGAGAGGACATATTGCAAACAGACCACAGGGAACCCGAACTGTTTTCCCGCTTGCGCTTATTCTCTCACCAACAAGAGAACTCTCAGTGCAG ATACATGAGGAAGCTAGAAAATTCTCCTATCAAACTGGTGTTAGGGTGGTTGTTACTTATGGAGGAGCGCCAATGCACCAGCAG CTCCGCGAACTTGAGAGAGGAGTTGATATACTGGTGGCAACTCCTGGAAGATTGGTTGATTTGCTAGAGAGAGCTAAAGTTTCACTGAAAATGATAAGATATCTAGCTCTCGATGAGGCAGATAGAATGCTGGATATGGGTTTTGAGCCTCAGATCAGAAAGATAGTGGAAGAAGCAGACATGCCTCGTCCTGGTGAACGACAGACAATGTTGTTTAGTGCCACCTTCCCGAAAGAGATCCAG AGACTGGCGTCagattttctttcaaattacATCTTTTTGGCAGTTGGGAGGGTTGGTTCTAGTACCGGCTTAATCGTTCAAAGAGTTGAATTTGTTCGTGAGGGTGACAAGAGGAGCCACTTGATGGATCTTCTTCATGCACAGAGGGACAGCGGAATTCAGGGAAAG CAAGCTCTCACTTTAGTATTTGTGGAAACAAAGAAGGGAGCTGACGCATTGGAAAATTGGTTGTGTCTTAATGAATTTCCTGCTACTACTATTCACGGGGACAGGACGCAACAG GAAAGAGAGTTTGCACTGAGATCGTTTAAGAGTGGAAGAACACCTATTTTAGTTGCAACAGATGTGGCAGCTCGGGGACTTGATATTCCACATGTTTCTCATGTAATCAACTTTGACCTCCCAAACGACATTGATGATTATGTCCACCGTATAGGACGTACTGGACGTGCCGGAAAATCAGGGCTTGCCACAGCATTCTTTAACGAGAAAAATATGTCAATGGCCAAGGGTTTAG GTCGTCCTTCATATGGAGGAGGTAAAGGTAGGCATGGTGGAGGACGTTTTGGTGGTCGTGACTTTAGGAGAGATTCCTCATCTAACAGGGGTGGAAGTGGACATGATTATtacggaggaggaggaggaggtggtggtggtggtggttaTGGAAATTATGGCGGAGGAATGGGACCTGGGTTTAGCAGCGCTTGGGACTAA
- the LOC125188947 gene encoding DEAD-box ATP-dependent RNA helicase 37-like isoform X1 has protein sequence MGTSWADAVENAPTGPPGNAGIAALKSAYVPPHLRNRLPASSVAAPTSGNDGFANARPAGGSQWPASRPDYGRRGYGGGGRGSGSWGGRDREVNPFGKDDVAAADTEPAFNEQENTGINFDAYEDIAVETSGQNIPPPVTTFAEIDLGDALNLNIKRCKYVKPTPVQRYTIPISLAGRDLMACAQTGSGKTAAFCFPIISGIMRGHIANRPQGTRTVFPLALILSPTRELSVQIHEEARKFSYQTGVRVVVTYGGAPMHQQLRELERGVDILVATPGRLVDLLERAKVSLKMIRYLALDEADRMLDMGFEPQIRKIVEEADMPRPGERQTMLFSATFPKEIQRLASDFLSNYIFLAVGRVGSSTGLIVQRVEFVREGDKRSHLMDLLHAQRDSGIQGKQALTLVFVETKKGADALENWLCLNEFPATTIHGDRTQQEREFALRSFKSGRTPILVATDVAARGLDIPHVSHVINFDLPNDIDDYVHRIGRTGRAGKSGLATAFFNEKNMSMAKGLGELMKEANQEVPEWLTRFAGRPSYGGGKGRHGGGRFGGRDFRRDSSSNRGGSGHDYYGGGGGGGGGGGYGNYGGGMGPGFSSAWD, from the exons ATGGGGACTTCATGGGCGGATGCTGTTGAGAATGCACCGACTGGACCTCCTGGTAATGCTGGCATTGCTGCACTTAAGTCAGCATATGTTCCACCGCACCTTCGGAACAGACTGCCTGCGTCATCTGTGGCTGCCCCAACATCAGGAAATGATGGGTTTGCAAATGCTAGACCTGCTGGTGGTTCGCAATGGCCTGCTTCTAGGCCTGATTATGGGCGTCGTGGATATGGTGGTGGAGGTCGTGGCAGTGGTAGTTGGGGTGGCAGGGACCGCGAGGTCAATCCTTTTGGCAAAGATGATGTGGCTGCTGCTGATACGGAGCCTGCATTTAACGAGCAGGAGAACACAGGCATTAACTTTGATGCGTATGAGGATATTGCTGTGGAGACGAGTGGGCAAAATATACCACCTCCAGTGACTACTTTTGCTGAGATAGATTTGGGTGATGcacttaatttgaatattaagaGGTGTAAATATGTGAAGCCGACCCCTGTTCAGCGGTATACGATTCCCATTTCTCTGGCGGGACGAGATTTGATGGCTTGTGCTCAAACAGGCTCTGGCAAGACCGCTGCTTTCTGCTTTCCCATTATCAGTGGAATTATGAGAGGACATATTGCAAACAGACCACAGGGAACCCGAACTGTTTTCCCGCTTGCGCTTATTCTCTCACCAACAAGAGAACTCTCAGTGCAG ATACATGAGGAAGCTAGAAAATTCTCCTATCAAACTGGTGTTAGGGTGGTTGTTACTTATGGAGGAGCGCCAATGCACCAGCAG CTCCGCGAACTTGAGAGAGGAGTTGATATACTGGTGGCAACTCCTGGAAGATTGGTTGATTTGCTAGAGAGAGCTAAAGTTTCACTGAAAATGATAAGATATCTAGCTCTCGATGAGGCAGATAGAATGCTGGATATGGGTTTTGAGCCTCAGATCAGAAAGATAGTGGAAGAAGCAGACATGCCTCGTCCTGGTGAACGACAGACAATGTTGTTTAGTGCCACCTTCCCGAAAGAGATCCAG AGACTGGCGTCagattttctttcaaattacATCTTTTTGGCAGTTGGGAGGGTTGGTTCTAGTACCGGCTTAATCGTTCAAAGAGTTGAATTTGTTCGTGAGGGTGACAAGAGGAGCCACTTGATGGATCTTCTTCATGCACAGAGGGACAGCGGAATTCAGGGAAAG CAAGCTCTCACTTTAGTATTTGTGGAAACAAAGAAGGGAGCTGACGCATTGGAAAATTGGTTGTGTCTTAATGAATTTCCTGCTACTACTATTCACGGGGACAGGACGCAACAG GAAAGAGAGTTTGCACTGAGATCGTTTAAGAGTGGAAGAACACCTATTTTAGTTGCAACAGATGTGGCAGCTCGGGGACTTGATATTCCACATGTTTCTCATGTAATCAACTTTGACCTCCCAAACGACATTGATGATTATGTCCACCGTATAGGACGTACTGGACGTGCCGGAAAATCAGGGCTTGCCACAGCATTCTTTAACGAGAAAAATATGTCAATGGCCAAGGGTTTAGGTGAGTTAATGAAGGAAGCAAATCAGGAGGTGCCTGAGTGGCTGACTCGGTTTGCAGGTCGTCCTTCATATGGAGGAGGTAAAGGTAGGCATGGTGGAGGACGTTTTGGTGGTCGTGACTTTAGGAGAGATTCCTCATCTAACAGGGGTGGAAGTGGACATGATTATtacggaggaggaggaggaggtggtggtggtggtggttaTGGAAATTATGGCGGAGGAATGGGACCTGGGTTTAGCAGCGCTTGGGACTAA